A stretch of Henckelia pumila isolate YLH828 chromosome 4, ASM3356847v2, whole genome shotgun sequence DNA encodes these proteins:
- the LOC140863265 gene encoding uncharacterized protein isoform X2 — translation MDIDEPTLRTILITYKHKTHSVDSDGKFLSNADVDFYIDDDTVHVVESKPAKRYGDYFMRQIVKLEGLMNDIDR, via the exons ATGGATATAGATGAACCTACTTTAAG GACAATCTTAATCACATACAAACACAAGACTCATTCCGTGGATTCCGATGGGAAATTTCTTTCTAACGCTGATGTGGATTTCTACATCGATGAT GACACTGTTCATGTAGTTGAATCCAAACCTGCAAAACGCTATGGTGATTACTTCATGCGACAAATTGTCAAG CTTGAAGGGTTGATGAATGATATCGACAGATAA
- the LOC140863265 gene encoding uncharacterized protein isoform X1 → MDIDEPTLRTILITYKHKTHSVDSDGKFLSNADVDFYIDDDTVHVVESKPAKRYGDYFMRQIVKVCCDLQRRKSYLFFLNMLCFYLFAA, encoded by the exons ATGGATATAGATGAACCTACTTTAAG GACAATCTTAATCACATACAAACACAAGACTCATTCCGTGGATTCCGATGGGAAATTTCTTTCTAACGCTGATGTGGATTTCTACATCGATGAT GACACTGTTCATGTAGTTGAATCCAAACCTGCAAAACGCTATGGTGATTACTTCATGCGACAAATTGTCAAGGTATGCTGTGATCTGCAACGCCGCAAatcttatcttttttttttaaatatgttgtgtttttatttgtttgcagCTTGA